The following proteins come from a genomic window of Iamia sp. SCSIO 61187:
- a CDS encoding toprim domain-containing protein → MYDREALLAAVDLADLADDLLGAHAGPLRSPKWHCPNPQHAQTGRTPPLSIFHSHHGEQRWRCHGCGDGGTAIDLVVACKGGDVRDALDFLAGRVGHHDRGGDWSPPARPAVKRSPVDRACRDPEGLQRYVDECAERLWKPEGRAIRRWLTNVRGIPADVLDANHIGADLGPRTQERPDGMPRALGAVLPTIAQGEVTYAQIRVPHPDPGRPRYLNPTSDLAPNPRVTRMRPVDCRRPEVIVTEGAIDALSAATAGYRAVGVLSAAYGHEAVAAAVARLRQPLVLALDADEAGKAASARLAALLEARGRTPVRLDIREGDLNDAMRRAGDWPTRLNHAVDHATSAQRSVGAGLER, encoded by the coding sequence GCCGACGACCTACTCGGCGCCCACGCCGGCCCGCTTCGTTCGCCAAAGTGGCACTGCCCGAACCCTCAACACGCGCAGACTGGACGGACCCCGCCGCTCAGCATCTTCCACAGCCACCACGGCGAACAGCGCTGGCGCTGCCACGGGTGTGGCGACGGCGGCACCGCCATCGACCTCGTCGTCGCGTGCAAGGGAGGCGACGTCCGCGACGCTCTCGACTTCCTCGCCGGTCGCGTCGGACACCACGACCGCGGCGGCGACTGGTCGCCACCCGCTCGTCCAGCGGTGAAGCGATCGCCCGTGGACCGAGCGTGCCGAGATCCTGAAGGGCTCCAGCGCTACGTCGACGAGTGCGCCGAGCGGCTGTGGAAGCCCGAAGGTCGAGCCATCCGCCGGTGGCTCACCAACGTCCGAGGCATCCCTGCCGACGTCCTGGACGCCAACCACATCGGTGCCGACCTCGGGCCGCGGACACAGGAGCGACCCGACGGCATGCCCCGAGCCCTCGGCGCCGTCCTCCCGACGATCGCCCAAGGCGAGGTCACCTACGCCCAGATCCGCGTCCCGCATCCCGACCCCGGTCGACCTCGCTACCTCAACCCCACATCCGACCTCGCCCCCAACCCGCGGGTGACCAGGATGCGACCCGTCGACTGTCGCCGCCCCGAAGTGATCGTCACCGAGGGAGCGATCGACGCGCTCTCGGCGGCCACGGCCGGCTACCGAGCCGTGGGCGTGCTCAGCGCCGCCTACGGCCACGAGGCCGTGGCTGCCGCTGTCGCCCGGCTACGCCAACCGCTCGTCCTGGCCCTCGACGCCGACGAAGCCGGCAAGGCCGCCTCAGCCCGGCTCGCGGCCTTGCTCGAAGCCCGGGGACGAACCCCGGTCCGGCTCGACATCAGGGAGGGTGACCTCAACGACGCCATGCGTCGCGCCGGCGACTGGCCCACCCGTCTCAACCACGCGGTCGACCACGCAACATCGGCTCAGCGATCCGTCGGTGCTGGCCTCGAACGATGA